TCCGTCTTTCTTACGGAAACGGACAATACCTGAGTAACAGGTTCTTGTTAGAACTGCAAAATCAAGAGCATTAAAGTCCTTATTAAACCTTTCCCTAATTTTTAGATAATTATTTTTTTTATCTTCGTTGTAATTCTCTATACACTTTCTATAATGATTAATTAAAGTATCAGGATCATTCTTTACATAATTAAATATTTTAATTAGAAACGGTAAAATATCGGATCCAACAGCCTTTTCGAATCTTTTAAACAGGGAATTATTATGACTGCAAAGTGTTCCTAATACTGCTCCACTACCCAAAAAAGGTTCATAATATGTATTTATTTTTTCAGGCATATAGGAAACAATCTCTTCGGCAAAACGATGTTTATTTCCAACCCATTTTAGTAATTGTGGAACTTCTGTTTTTAACACTGGCATGTTTATCACCTCAAATTCTTATGCAAATTATACCATAAATATTGTTGAATGTCACTTAAAGTCTGTAGACGTATAGACTACAAAATAGTAAATTTTGTATTGAATTACCAAATCAAAAAGAGTTGATAAGAACATGATAAATGAGATTGAAATAAAGAAGAACTTCGGACAGACATTAAAAAAAATTAGAACTAAAAAAGGGTTTAGTCAAGAGGATTTAGCAGATTTATCGGGATTACACAGAACATATATCAGCGAGGTTGAGCGAGGGGATAGAAATATTTCACTTATAAACATACATAAGATTTGTGCTGCACTAAACATACCTGCATCGACATTTTTTAGGAAAATGGAAGAGGAAAATTAATAATGCAAGCAAACAGTAAATATATAAACAAAAGTTCGGCATTTTGGGCTTATGTGAAACTCCTTTCAGAAAAGTTGGGATATTCAAAAGATGGAAAAGTAATTTATTACTTGGAGCAACAGGCTAGAGCAAAACTAAAAGAGTTAGGTATAAATGTAAAAGAAGATATTTTTCAAGATGTATTAAAGTATCTAAAATACAGAGCCGATTTACTTAACAAGCAGAAGGACTATCTAATGGATGTAAAAGAAGCAAGAAAATATTTCCAAATCGCCTTTAAAGATCATCAACAAAACCACTATACTTGCAAACTTCCGTTAAACAAGCAGAGGAATGAAAAGAAGGATTATGCTTTTTTTACATGCATTATTAATATTATTGCAGAAAAGGAACTAAGGCATTTTGCAAACAATAACGGTTTAGTTTATGGAAAAGACATTTATTTTGATGATAACCCTATGAATCTATCATATGTATTAAACGTAAATAAAGAATTGGAAGGTATAATGTCCCGACGATTTGATGGTGCTTTTCCAAGTACGATCAATCCAATTTTAATTTGGGAAATAAAAGAGTATTATTACACAACTACTTTTGGAAGCCGAATTGCTGATGGGGTTTATGAAACTCAGTTAGATGGCTATGAAATAAAAACAATCAGGGAAGAAACACTAAAAAACATTCAACATATATACTTTATCGATGATTATAATACTTGGTGGAATATGGGTAAGTCTTATCTTTGCCGAATTATTGACATGTTACATATGGGCTTAGTAGATGAGGTAATTATGGGTAAAGAAGTATTTGAAAGATGGCCTCAAATTTTAAGATCAGTACTTAATCAATACTATAAAAAATGAGCAGGGTGCACATATCCCTGTCAAGTAGACAATTAAAAAAGAGTATATTATTAAGCTGCGGTCTATTCTTGATATTCAAGCGGGGAAAGGTCGTAGATGAATGGGATCAATCCAAGGAATTACCGGAAGTAAGTTTAACCAGTTATCTACAGTTATCATGTCTAAACATTTTAATGAAAATAACAGCTAAATACCACCTTTTATGGGTGGTGTTTTTTATTCAACATAATATCAACTATGTTGTATTTTATCGATGGGAATGGTATTCTTTAGATCATAAATTCAACATAGTTTATTAAAAGAGTCTAAAAAATAAATTCAACATAGTTTATTAAAGGATTCGAAAAAATGATTGATGAATTCAAAAAGCTTCAAATGCTTAAATGATTTACGTTATTACACTAACGGGCGCTATCCTCTAATCTGACCAGCAACGGTTCCAAAACGTTCGTTTACGATGTGGAAAACCGTCTAATTAAAGTGAAGGATCCTGCAGGAACTTCCCTCGCTAAGTTTACCTATGGTCATTAAAGGGGCTAGTGGATCATTACAGAATAATTTAAAATCGAGATGATAAAACAACTTTAGGAGATACTAAAATGTGGTTAAAAGTGCTTCTAGCGATACTAGCATTACTGGGTTATATTCTTATGTGGTTTGCTGTGTTTGGAAAGAAGAAGGATATTGACAATATGTATACGGGTGTTTCTTCTAGCCTAGTTGAACTGATATTTGATCTTACTTATAAATACTCCCTAACTTTAGTAAAAAGAATACTGATATTCCTTTTAGGATTATTTACCGCATTTATCTTTACAATGGGAGTAATTTTTTCATAAATGTGTTGTTATCGGCGATTCTGACGCAACAAAATTTTATTTTATGAACTATTTCCTTACTCGATTCGTTCTAGGGGTGTTAGTTTGTGATATTGCGTAAATGAGTAGTTGCTTTGTCTATTGTGGAATGGATTATTAGAAGATTATTTGGAGGTGTGGATATGAGCATTGGCCAAGAGTACTTAAAGGTTGTGAGGGAACGATTTTTGGAAATGAAAAACACGGCGGAAAAGGCAATGGAACAGTTGCCCGAAGAAGAACTTTTTTACAGTTTAAATGAAGAATCAAATAGTATCGCGATTATTGTCAAACACATGAGCGGCAATATGGTTTCACGATGGACCGACTTTTTTACTTCAGACGGTGAAAAACCGTATAGAAATCGTGATGACGAATTTATCAATGATATGAATAGCAGGGAAGAACTCATCGCTTGCTGGGAAAAAGGCTGGGGAACGTTTTTGAAGACTTTCTATGAAATTACTGAAAATGACCTTTTAAAAACTGTAACCATCCGAAATGAACCACATTCTGTCATTCAAGCCATTGAACGGCAAATGTACCATTACTCTTACCATGTTGGACAGATTGTCTATATCGCCAAGCAAATTAGATCAACGGATTGGAAAACGTTAACGATACCGAGGAGGAAGTAAGTTAAAGGGGGTAATTGGGAAATAAATTTAAATAGCCTCCATTGGCACAATTTTTAAACGTAAGCTAGCTCAGAAAAATCTGTATATTTATGAAAGCGGAGTTTAACTAACTCTCAGTTGCACGTTTATATTGAGAGATTGCTAAAAAATGAGGTATTTTGATTGCTATTTTTGTTAATTGTCGGACTATCTTATATATTAGCTGCTATTGGTGTACTTTTGATATTATATGGTGTATTAACTAAAGCGATAAGATCTGGCACGAAGCATATTGAAGAACAACTAAAGTTAAAACAAGTTCCATTTTCACTTGTAAGTTACTCCCTTTGTTTAACTAACAAGCAGGGCGAACACCGTTCTCCCCACCACCTAAATCTTTTTATATATCTCTGCGTAAGCTACTTTCAACTGTTCCCGTAATTGCTTGTTTTCGTCTTCTAATTTTTTGATTTTTCGTTTCAGCGATTTAATGAGAGCGTCTTTATTGTTCTCATTCATTTCTCGCTTTACTTGTTTTGGTGTAGGGGCTTGTGCTTGTTGTTGACGAAAAGTTTAATTTGATTTGAGATGGTAATACACAATGACAAGAATGGTCAAGGAAAGATGGGTTTAGTTCTATTTTTAATCGTTTTATTTTAGTGGGTTTGTTTGTAATGTGGATAGCTATTTTTGGTACTAAGAGAAAGAAGTTAAATAGTTTAGTTCTGGAATATCAGCAGATTTTTCTGATTTTTCTTAATGATCATTTAGCAGTCCAGTTTTCTTGATTAGGGGAGTAGGTTTATGATAAAAAAAATAGTAAAGCCATGTATGCACGAACAATGAATAATTTATTCCCGTTGCTTTTATGCGTTGTGGTCCTTTCAATTCATTGGTGAATATTTTGCGATTTTGCCTGCTGATTTAACTAATGTTTTTCCGTTTTGCACCCATAAGTGAATACTTGGATAATTACCTCTATTGGTTTAGATGGCTTGAATCCGAGAAGAATTTGGTATTAGAAAAACTTGGAATTTGATAAACGTGTAGAGCAAATGGTTTAAAATCGAAATCGCCAATAATTAGTAACAATAATCATTATTACAACATAAACACCAATAATGTATTTATATATTTGTTCAGCAACTCCACCGAAAATCAGAACTATCAAAGGCATTAAAAGAACTAAAACCCCTAATATTATTGCAAGTAATCCCGTTCTTTTAGCATACTTTTCTTTATCTCCATAAAATGTCTTATCGCTATAGCCTATGATTAGGGGCAGCATCTTTTTAACCCCAATTAGATAACCTAAATAAATGATGAATATTCCAACAACTATTGTAGCAATTGTACTCATAGTTCCCATAATAAAACCACTTCCATCTTGTAATTTCTGATTAATGTACAGATCCGATAGTTAATAGTTTCAATTTTTTGTATATATTATAGCGCGATTTTTTTATAACAAAAAACAACAAGTTTACGAAAACAGCCTTTATCTTTTATTAAATTAAAGCACCTTTATTTGAAGATGATTCACCGAAAAAACATTTACCAATTATCTAGCTTTTAAAAAATAGTATAGGAACCAAACTGCGTGATTTTGCTCATCTGCTGCTGCTCTGCGAAATACTTCTTTAATGTATTGATTAGTCGTTTCATCTGCAATTTCTAAGTAAAAATCAACTGTTCGTTGCTCATCTTGTAAAGCAAGCTCCAATCCATTTAAATAAACATCATGACATTCTTCGGTGATTTTGGGTTGAGGTTGATTCCCAGTTAGACTGACATAAATCTGTCTAAATTGTTGAAAATGCCTTTTTTCATCCTGACGAATTTCAAGGATTTGTTTCCGTTGATTCTCGTTTGAAGTCAAATTAGCTAACTTGGCATAACAATTTATTGCACTATATTCTCCATTAATTGCCTTTTCTATGTCACTAACCAATTTATCATTTTGTCTGTACGTTAAATTGTAATTATTCAAACTGTAGTTATTTAAATAATAATACATATGAGAACCTCCCAGTTTTTTACTCGTAGTATAATACGGGTAATTAATGTACTGGGTGCATACCGTTTAGAATGTTTTTTGGAAAAAGTCACAAAATGATATAAATCTTCTCATGGGAGATTAAGTTATTGAGTAATCTAGGAGGATTTTAGATGGAACGAGTAAAATCCTGTATTAAAGTAATTTCACTTTTAATTGCTATTGTGATAGTATGGTTTTTCCTGTTTGGTATACGACTAATCGGTTATTTTTTATCCATAAGTGAAAGAGGACTTCGAGCAACGGAATGTGGTACGCAGGGCTGTAGTGATTTTGTATTTCTTTGGAATACAGCTTGGACATTCACATTTCTTATTGTTATTCCGCTTATTATCCCATCAGTTCTTGTAATTTACTGGAGTTTAAAGAATAACAAAAGAAGTTCTTGAACAAACAGGGGTACGCTAGTTAAATAAGACATACAAAAAGAACAAAAAATTAGTTCTTTTCTTTTTAGAAAATATCAACATTAATGTTTAAGAGAGCTAAATAAAATAAGCCCCTCTCACTCGAAGAGGGGCTTATTCCTTACTTTAAAAAACGAATTCTTATCTTTCGCAAGCGATTCCATCATTGTCCCGATCTTTAGATGAGTTAGCGTTATAAAGTTCTAAGGAAACAAATGGTTTGTATTTAGTTTTTCCACCTATGTTTTTCACTTTAGAAGACTTAGCCACACCACCCTTGTAGACCTTGTTCATGGTTTTACAGTTGCTGAACCTTACAATTTTCGTCTTTGCTTCTGCAAAGTTAGTATAGCTGTAAGATAAACAAGAATTAATCCAAAAGATAGCAAAATAGCAAATACCTTTCCTTCAATTTACCTATACATTCCTAAATGGTGTTTCTTTGCATAACTCATGGCTGCCCGTATCCGGTTTTCATACCTATATGTGCCGTAATCATAGAAATCTTCAACTAAACCAGCTTTGGTTATATCCTCTTGAAGAAGTTTCCCATCAACCCAAACCCAAGCTAAAAGACGATTATATTTGTCGTATTTGTCTTTACCGTCTAACTCTAAAGTGATTTTCTTTGCTTTCTTTAATCGTGAGCAGGTGTAGTTATTTTCCTCTTTTCCGTATCTTTCCTTTTTCGTCGTGTATTCAGGTGTGTCGATAAACAAGAAACGTGTCTTTGTTACTTTACCGTTGATCTTGAAGTTAGCGGTATCACCGTCTACACAACTGGAGAATGTCGCAGTATATTTAGTGTTCAAAGGTTTTGGTGCTGGTTTCGGCGCTGACTTCGGAGCAGTGCCGGTTGGCAGATTGAAGCCACCTTCAAGATAGATCTTGTTAACAGTTAAAGAATTTTTGCATGAATTACTACTATACTTTTTGATCAAGGCAAGAAGTTGAGTTTTAGTTTTTGCTGTCTCATGAAGTAGCGAATCAGGCGGGGCATTCCAATATTCACACGACGCTCTTATATACAAATCCGACAAAAGATGAACTTATTCAAAAAATGAATTATTTGTAGGAGGAAAACGTATTAGTTTCATAAACTCCATTTTATAAGCTAGGCAGAGAATGTGAAAGAACGTTGATAAATTAATATATATAATAGGAAGAAACACGTCAAAAAAAGTGCATCTGCCAACGAGCAGATGCTTTTTAATAAAAAGGGGAATACATTATAAGCTTTACCAGTTTGACAGATTTATATAAATATATTTTTTTAAAAGCTTTAGCATTGAAATTTGAAGTGAATGTGGGGGAGTGTATACGGGTCTCTCCTAGCCTATGTTTACGAAAGGAGTACGGGTTCGAATCGCGTCAGAAGCACCTAAATGTATATTTGATTTATTACACAATATGAAATCGTTCACGACAAAAAATCAATGAAGACACCGAAAAGATGTTAGTTGATGAAGTGGATATAAAAGAGAAATTATCCCGTTGGTTGAAGAAACTGGATTGATTTTGTAAGGGTTGGTAAGTTAATGCCTCAAACATTTGAAAAAATTTTGAATCCAAGCATAATTTTTCCCAAAGACATCTGCAACAATCTTATATAGGAATTAGACTCACTTGAAACTCTACCTATACTAAGTATAAAAATATTTCTATTTTATGGATAGAAGGCATGAATATAGAGCGACTTAGAGCCGTAAATTATAATTGAAGTGAATACAGGGAGAGGAAAATATGGCAATAAGACCACCGGTGTTGCAAAGAGGAGACACGATTGGTTTGGTTACACTTGGCAGCCCTCTTGATGCTAATATTATTAATACCCGAGTACAAACTTTGATAGATATGGGCTTTAATATAGTTTTGGGCAGGCACGTTTATTCTTATGAGGGCATCGTAGCTGCATCGGCTCAACAAAGAGCCGAAGATGTAATGAACATGTTCAAAGATCCGAAAGTCAAAATGATACTACCAACACGAGGAGGGACAGGGGTTCAAACCATTCTTCCTTATCTAGATTATGAAGTCATAAGAGAAAACCCTAAAATTATATCTGGTTATAGTGACTTAACAGTGCTACTAAATAGTTTGTATCAATTTAGTAATTTAATAACGTTTCACAGCCTGATGCTTATTGATTTTAGATTAGACACACTTGCTTATAATTTTAATCAATTCTTTGAAGCAACCTCTACACTCCTAGGACTATCCAGAATCCACCGGATAAACCTCTGATGAGTTTAGTACCAGACAATGTAACGGGTCCAATAGTAGGTGGAAATATGACTTCGTTAGTCAATACCCTTGGTACTCCATTTGAAATTGATACACAAGGAAAAATACTTTTTTTAGAAGAAATCAATTCACCTACTACAACAATTTTTCGGTATCTAACTCAGCTATTAATGTCAGGTAAATTCCAAGATTGTCTTGGTATTATCATGGGAGAATGTACAAATTGCCTTGTATCTTATGGTACAACTTATGAAGAGTTAATTAATGAATGGTTAGTCCCCTTAGGAAAACCCCTGATGGTCAACCTTGCTACAGGGCATAATTTTTATAAAGCTTCTATTCCAATAGGTGCTACTGTTAATCTCAATACGATAGATAATACATTAACTGTACTTGAACCAACCGTTTCTTTTTGATATGGAATATTTTGTTTAAAGAAATCTGATTTACATCTGATCCTAGCTAGTCAATTTTGTCGACAAGTAAGAACTCCTGCCGACTGGTAGGAGATCTTTTTGTTTTTTTCCACAAAAAATAACCCTTCCATACAGAAAGGGCATTGCCAAAAATATAAATAAGGGGGCCCCTAATATATACCATATTGTGTTTATATTTAGCAACGTATCACCAAATATCTTTATCCGGGTTAAAAATGAGTAAAGTTTATATTATTTCTACAATGTTGATATTTTCAAAAAGAAAAAACTACTCCTAAATGTACAAACCTCCAAGAATACTTGGAGGCTTTATCTTCTACTAAAAGATTATGCTAAATCCCTTGCTTGTATTTTTGATTTAAAAAACCATTTCATCATTGGGGGAGTGATAATCGTAGTAACCAATATCACAATAACAATGACAGCAAACATATCTTGAGTTAGAAGTTTAGATTCTAAACCAATTGTTGCAATAATTAATGCTACTTCTCCCCTGGACACCATTGCTGAACCTATTCCTAATGAGCTATTCCAATTGAATCCAGCCAATTTGGCCCCAATTGATGCACCAATTAATTTTGTTAGTATAGCTATAATACTTAATAAAACAATTAGACCTAAATTTTGAGTAAGACCTGAAAATTGGGCAGTGACACCAATAGAAGTAAAGAATACAGGAACAAAGATAGAATAACTAATCGTTTCAATCTTCTCAAATACCTCATTTTTGAAGTTTGTTACACTGATAACCAGACCTGCTATATATGCTCCGATTATGGCAGCGACACCTGTGTATTCTGCTAAATATGCATAAACAAAACAAATAATTAGAGCAGACGAAATAACAGTTTCTGTTACTTTTAATGATGAAAACTTTTTCAAGAACCAAGGAACTACTTTCCAACCAACAAGAATGGCTGTTGCGAAAAATAATACTTTCTTTAAAATAACCGTGGTTAAATTAACATTTCCCCCGGCAAAACTCATTAAAAATGCCAATGCGATAATGACAACGACATCATCAATGACTGCAGCTCCCAGGATAGTGGTTCCTTCACGAGTTTTTATTTGATTCATTTCTTTCAGTGCTTGTACAGATATACTGACACTGTTAGCGGATAGTAGTAATCCCAAAAACCAAGACTGTATTGTTGTAAGGTTAAGTATTATTCCTGCAAAATGTCCTAAAACAAGAGGAACTATAATACCACCTAAACCTACAAAGGTAGAAGCTTTTCCGGTTCGTTTAAATTCGTCAACATCGGTTTCTAATCCAGCAATAAACATAAGCAAGATAACACCGATTTGACTAAATTCTGCTAGAGTTTCCGTTTCTGTTATTAATTTCAAAACCGATGGTCCAAGAATAATCCCGATCAGGAGTTTGCCTAGAACCGAAGGTTGCCCTAACCTAAGGCTTAGACTGCCAGCAATTTTCGATGCAATTAAAATAATAGCTAACTGAAGTATTATCACCTAAAAATACCCACCCTTCATTAATTATGTTTTGCTTCAAATTTAATAAATAAAAAAGAGCCTGTCACCAATGGACATAGTTATCCCTCAGTGACAGACTCCTCCTAAAATTCTTTGTATTAATAATGGTATTTAGTATATCATACTTTAGGTGCCATGAATAGGCCGACTCCATGCCCCAAAAATAGGAGAAGGAAAGCCATGATAAATCACTCCATCCGTGCCGGTAATAATAATAGGCATAAGATCACAATTTTCTAAAGATTTTTTATATTTTTGGTGATAAGAAATTACATGAGTTTGTCTTTTTAGTTTTTAGGTGATTTAATGAAAAGGCGATTTTACTATACGGTTTGACCATTAAATGCAATAAAGGAGTAACTACTTGGAATATTAATCATTAGTTGAAGGAATATGGAGATGTCTAATCTTTGCTTTATTAAACAATATAGAGCGTTGGTTTAAGGGGAGATTGTATATAACTCCCTTTTTTAATGCAGTCACCAGGCTTCTTCAGAAGCCTAATGGTAATAAGTTGATGAAGATTTACAATGAAAACTGACCTACCTTTCTTATTGAAAATTGATCCACCTTTCTTTTAAACATAATTTCTCTCATGTTACATGGGGGGGAGTTTTGGAGGATGATTTCGATCGAGAAATGGACAACTATTCGTACTTTGAAGGAGGAAGGCTGTTCAATCTGTGCTTAAGTTGAAAAATCCTCATTTGATCATATAAAGATTTCATCTCTTCGGGAGAGAAAGGTAATTTTTCAATCACTTTATCGAGATTAATTATGTCATCAACGTTTATAGCTAAATGATTATTTACTAAGTTTTATAACAAAATAAACAATTACCGTCATGATGCCTTTGATTTTTCTTCAAAATAAATAAAAATGTTTGTAATCAACTTAGAAATCAATGCTGTTATGACATAAGCTGAGAGGATATGAAAATAATAATTTGTTCCTTTGCCCAATTGCAACAGTCCTAATGCAGCAATTGCTGGTTTTATAACAAATGCAAAAACCAGACAAAGTCCAAAAATGTATAAGTAATAATTTCGCTTATGATTTAGAGTCCATTGGTAAACCAACATGTATGCAACCGGTATTAATGAAACATCGATAACCATACCTGTTTGAAAAAATGGAAAAATTTTGTAAGGATAAAACCACAAACCATTGGAAACTCCAAAGGCATCGATATAATTAATCCATACATGTACATTAAAACCATAGAAGCCTAATAACAATGCTTTTCTTTTGTCTAGAAAAATATAAAGCACGATTAAAGGGATGACTAAGATACCGAGGTTTACCCAAAATTGCCAATGTTCAAAGCTAGAATATTGTTTCCAATAATCTAACCATGCATTTGTTTGTTCGAATTGTATTTGTTTTAAATGTTCAATTTTGACTTTTTGTTCAATATTCATGACAAACTCCTTTATTAATAATGGTAATCATAGTTTTCCATTTAATGTATTATTTATTATTATTTTAAGAAAATTTTTTAAGGGATAATGCAGAGTTTTTAAGCAAACTTAAATCTAAAAAACTATTTTATTTACTAAAGATGGGTAGTATTAGAAATGTAAATATTTTACGAAAAGATCGAAAAGGTAAAGAAATAATTACTTTAGCAACATTTGACGGTAAAAGATAAAAAGTTGAAAGTAGGGTAAAATCGCTATAAAAGACTACGTATGTATACTATTTTTTGTCACTATCATTTTGGTCCTTGGGGAATTGATTTTCATGAATAGGTTGGGTATAACAACTCATGATTGTTTTTTGTTAGTTAAAAAACCCAATAAACTATCTGTTTTTTTATATTTATTTCGTCTTTATATGCTCTAACCAGCGAATGAATTTTAAGTTTCCTAATAACGCAGCGTATAAAAAAGGATAAGAAACAGCAGACAACCATAAATTCCAATGATGATGATAAAGGTATCCCATTTTTAATGTTAGCCATTCGTAAAAGGTAGAAAATACAGACCAAACAATAATATAAAAAAACTTAATAATGAATGAACGATTAAAAGGATACCAATTGATAATCAGCATAGTTGCAGCAGGGTATATCCCCAAAACAATCAATAAAGTCTTTGCATCTAGAAAATAGGGATCAAAAAATCCATACATATCATATTTATAGGCAAAACAATCGGCTATCTCAGAACAAAATAACCCCCAAAAAATACTTGCATAATATTCAATTGGACGTAAATTTTTTTTCATCAAAAAAGCTGTCAAATTAAATACAACAATTGAAACATACAGAAACCACATAAAAGCCATCCAATCTTTGGAGATGATAAAAGAAATTTGTTTTATACAGTTTCTCCTCATCCCTCATCCATTATTCTCCCTCATAAAGAAAGGAGAATAATCAGCATCTTG
This genomic stretch from Bacillus methanolicus MGA3 harbors:
- a CDS encoding helix-turn-helix domain-containing protein; translation: MINEIEIKKNFGQTLKKIRTKKGFSQEDLADLSGLHRTYISEVERGDRNISLINIHKICAALNIPASTFFRKMEEEN
- a CDS encoding DUF1572 domain-containing protein, with product MSIGQEYLKVVRERFLEMKNTAEKAMEQLPEEELFYSLNEESNSIAIIVKHMSGNMVSRWTDFFTSDGEKPYRNRDDEFINDMNSREELIACWEKGWGTFLKTFYEITENDLLKTVTIRNEPHSVIQAIERQMYHYSYHVGQIVYIAKQIRSTDWKTLTIPRRK
- a CDS encoding ferritin family protein, which codes for MYYYLNNYSLNNYNLTYRQNDKLVSDIEKAINGEYSAINCYAKLANLTSNENQRKQILEIRQDEKRHFQQFRQIYVSLTGNQPQPKITEECHDVYLNGLELALQDEQRTVDFYLEIADETTNQYIKEVFRRAAADEQNHAVWFLYYFLKAR
- a CDS encoding thermonuclease family protein — its product is MIKKYSSNSCKNSLTVNKIYLEGGFNLPTGTAPKSAPKPAPKPLNTKYTATFSSCVDGDTANFKINGKVTKTRFLFIDTPEYTTKKERYGKEENNYTCSRLKKAKKITLELDGKDKYDKYNRLLAWVWVDGKLLQEDITKAGLVEDFYDYGTYRYENRIRAAMSYAKKHHLGMYR
- a CDS encoding cation:proton antiporter — protein: MIILQLAIILIASKIAGSLSLRLGQPSVLGKLLIGIILGPSVLKLITETETLAEFSQIGVILLMFIAGLETDVDEFKRTGKASTFVGLGGIIVPLVLGHFAGIILNLTTIQSWFLGLLLSANSVSISVQALKEMNQIKTREGTTILGAAVIDDVVVIIALAFLMSFAGGNVNLTTVILKKVLFFATAILVGWKVVPWFLKKFSSLKVTETVISSALIICFVYAYLAEYTGVAAIIGAYIAGLVISVTNFKNEVFEKIETISYSIFVPVFFTSIGVTAQFSGLTQNLGLIVLLSIIAILTKLIGASIGAKLAGFNWNSSLGIGSAMVSRGEVALIIATIGLESKLLTQDMFAVIVIVILVTTIITPPMMKWFFKSKIQARDLA
- a CDS encoding CBO0543 family protein; its protein translation is MNIEQKVKIEHLKQIQFEQTNAWLDYWKQYSSFEHWQFWVNLGILVIPLIVLYIFLDKRKALLLGFYGFNVHVWINYIDAFGVSNGLWFYPYKIFPFFQTGMVIDVSLIPVAYMLVYQWTLNHKRNYYLYIFGLCLVFAFVIKPAIAALGLLQLGKGTNYYFHILSAYVITALISKLITNIFIYFEEKSKAS
- a CDS encoding CBO0543 family protein, which produces MWFLYVSIVVFNLTAFLMKKNLRPIEYYASIFWGLFCSEIADCFAYKYDMYGFFDPYFLDAKTLLIVLGIYPAATMLIINWYPFNRSFIIKFFYIIVWSVFSTFYEWLTLKMGYLYHHHWNLWLSAVSYPFLYAALLGNLKFIRWLEHIKTK